From the genome of Spinacia oleracea cultivar Varoflay chromosome 2, BTI_SOV_V1, whole genome shotgun sequence, one region includes:
- the LOC130467942 gene encoding uncharacterized protein, which yields MSYRTKRTLVAIDEGSSIAASKSPKSSDPSTQNWGPFSPPTLEVSQTFGTVSQPIKQPVAAKKTMVAPQSSLPRPTSMVSKPQLKALSKPSFTQTKPSSNPLQQPIPPTLTGTTQSRWYKGPTFPNLTEIATQKASTPNPHQPTMQPVLQPFKATLQPSLQPFKASQQPQTATNQPQKTTHQLHKATQQPQKATQQPVSSFTSVKPHLEKRAFVAPLGATKHVMSQSPTPPDTMAMKKRTGKQEGQLPPTYMHVSENAFQPLRSPPSNQVESEVMPNYNWDEFEESASESENEFDQGEGSDTAVKKATLRHRIIIPNWPESREFDEKVEAIAIDADGIRHLVKGPVLPRDVWHDAKGFRYIVKLNEFNQPIRKGGKILVSFLGDIAKNDSLCPVGVPSWRAVNNQLKTNVVTMIRKHFVLPDGPLVNKALVMRIDKPWNNHRYKLKRDFFDPVNKSREENYANVPDGVSTRSWTELVDYWLLPEAMEKSEMGKNARALQGNKHNSGATSFANRRVDMKEKKGVFSELAFFKSVYAKEDGSFKEGTLPHQFVEDANKKVQENLASSSSSKPVIEIENAVFNELMYKGEVPKRPLNYGFGVKQSDIFGVEGLLRKEGSSYVNNNAMEVENMKGEISVVKKQNEDLAQQNQVLNTKFEETTQSFKMIASFLGQVLKEVRKGNVSSNLLDGAESAINMITDDSGGNGDNQAEK from the exons ATGAGTTACAGGACTAAAAGAACATTGGTAGCTATTGACGAAGGGTCGAGCATTGCTGCATCCAAGTCCCCAAAATCTTCTGATCCATCCACCCAAAACTGGGGACCGTTCAGTCCTCCAACACTTGAAGTGTCACAGACATTTGGGACGGTATCACAACCCATTAAGCAACCAGTAGCTGCTAAAAAAACCATGGTTGCACCACAATCATCCTTGCCTCGGCCTACTTCCATGGTTTCAAAGCCACAACTGAAGGCATTATCAAAACCATCCTTTACCCAGACAAAACCATCCTCTAAcccattacaacaaccaattccGCCCACTCTTACAGGAACAACACAAAGTAGATGGTATAAAGGACCTACGTTTCCCAATCTGACTGAAATTGCAACACAAAAAGCGTCAACACCGAATCCACACCAGCCTACTATGCAGCCTGTGTTGCAGCCTTTCAAAGCTACCTTGCAGCCTTCTTTGCAGCCTTTCAAAGCTTCCCAACAGCCTCAAACAGCTACCAATCAGCCTCAAAAAACTACCCATCAGCTTCACAAAGCTACACAACAGCCTCAAAAAGCTACACAACAGCCGGTATCTTCTTTTACAAGTGTCAAACCACATTTAGAGAAAAGAGCATTTGTTGCACCTTTGGGAGCAACAAAACATGTGATGTCACAATCTCCTACACCACCAGACACCATGGCAATGAAAAAGAGAACCGGGAAGCAAGAAGGTCAGTTGCCTCCAACATACATGCATGTGAGTGAGAATGCATTTCAACCTCTGCGATCTCCTCCATCCAATCAGGTTGAGAGTGAAGTTATGCCAAACTACAACTGGGACGAATTTGAAGAATCGGCTTCTGAGAGTGAAAATGAATTTGATCAAGGAGAAGGAAGTGATACTGCTGTGAAGAAAGCAACACTTCGACATCGAATCATTATTCCAAATTGGCCAGAATCGAGGGAGTTTGATGAGAAGGTGGAGGCTATAGCTATAG ATGCTGATGGAATACGACATCTGGTAAAGGGACCAGTTCTGCCTCGAGACGTTTGGCATGATGCAAAGGGGTTCAGATACATTGTCAAGCTCAATGAATTCAACCAACCTATTCGAAAAGGTGGGAAGATCCTTGTGAGCTTCCTTGGAGATATTGCAAAAAATGATTCACTTTGTCCAGTGGGAGTCCCAAGTTGGCGTGCTGTGAACAATCAGTTAAAAACTAATGTTGTTACAATGATTCGG aaacattttgtGTTACCTGATGGACCTCTAGTTAACAAGGCACTAGTGATGCGTATTGACAAACCATGGAACAATCATCGATACAAATTGAAGAGGGATTTTTTCGATCCAGTGAATAAATCTCGAGAAGAGAACTATGCCAACGTGCCTGATGGAGTGTCCACTAGGAGTTGGAcggaattggtagattattggcttTTACCAGAGGCCATG gaaaaatctgaaatgggAAAAAATGCTCGAGCTTTACAAGGCAATAAGCACAACAGTGGTGCTACAAGCTTTGCTAATCGAAGAGTTGATATG aaagagaagaaaggagTGTTTAGCGAATTGGCATTTTTCAAATCAGTTTACGCCAAAGAAGATGGAAGCTTTAAAGAGGGCACACTTCCTCATCAATTTGTG GAGGATGCCAACAAAAAGGTCCAAGAAAATCTTGCGAGTTCCTCTTCTTCAAAGCCCGTAATTGAAATTGAGAATGCAGTCTTTAATGAGCTCATGTATAAAGGTGAAGTACCTAAACGTCCTCTGAATTATGGATTTGGAGTGAAGCAAAGCGACATCTTTGGAGTGGAAGGTTTGCTGAGGAAAGAAGGGTCAAGCTATGTTAACAACAATGCTATGGAAGTGGAGAACATGAAAGGTGAAATATCAGTTGTCAAGAAGCAAAATGAGGACCTTGCGCAACAAAATCAAGTTCTAAACACCAAGTTTGAAGAAACAACACAATCATTTAAAATGATTGCTTCTTTTTTGGGACAAGTTTTGAAGGAAGTACGCAAAGGGAATGTTTCATCGAACCTTTTAGATGGTGCGGAATCAGCAATAAATATG
- the LOC130467560 gene encoding uncharacterized protein produces MDKSWIDLPTGHHEYIDGCMEFIEFAKQDLVEGKIRCPCKNCKVEKWFSVNEVERHILFKGFYKPYKDWIFHGKGDTFQRMFESDGGIISEGSLDNQSGFVGRDNMGGLLRSAFSVNMPPNCPNLEAREDDEWIEEPLAYDTDVEYDYSTIEEDVTYKKLLEASEEKLYEGCINFSKLSFLLHLFHLKCMNHWSIESFNMLLKLILDAFPQILDFPSSYYYSKKMIKDLGLGYEKIDACPNNCMLYWGEFLKKDKCHVCGTSRWKKTKDRGNVVSDQGTDTCKKGVPAKVMRYFPLIPRLKRIYMSSSTAEDMRWHDTERLGEDDKKILRHPSDGLAWKEFDERHSDFALDPRSVRLGLASDGFNPYRLMNTTYSTWPVMLIPYNLPPWLCMKPSSFILSTLIPGKSGPGNDIDVYLQPLVHELKLLWTGVEAFDAFAGEKFNLRAALLWTINDFPGYAMLSGLSTKGYNACPICLDSTPSDRFGSKICYCSYRKWLPADHPYRCQGDKFCEKFGTNEWGKAPSRPSGTDILRQQEKVKHVYGKSKAPPKKRQRGHDDDDDVQDESDFGTKRSIFFDLVYWEHNLLRHNLDVMHIEKNVSENILGTLLSMDKSRDSRNDREALEAWRIKSHLWLSTNPNGGECMPPASYSMSTEEKERFLNVLQKIKVPDGYGSNLSICVNMKQRKLINLKSHDNHVLMQDILPVALRASKATKVIDLLARLSSFFKKLCSTTIDPDDLDGIQNEIILTLCELEKEFLPSFFTIMVHLLIHLVEEVKLGGPVQYRWMYPIERLISYTSKLYSFYLIFHIYHILSTNVLFERYLSHLKSHVTNKAQPEGSIAEGFLLEETIRFCSRYLQGVKTIFNIPKRMDDDIPNPNDYLFNSGGRVIGKEVSIRLDDKSLKQAHRYILLHSDEIKGDLDEFLTEKRQMNLQNPVTESDESNWIINEFGGWLQNKVHYIDATTEDGKLRKALAGGLHSYGRKLKGYIINGYKFLSTDRDSRLLTQNSGIMVEADGDAYYGKVKHIYELDYYGDYKVVLFRCDWVDIHRGVKAYPNGGVCVNFSKLMHSGRLLQDDPFVFSSQAKQVFYIEDEIQKGWLHVVKNKPRDVFDLGDSLPVEEEGGTN; encoded by the exons ATGGATAAAAGTTGGATCGATCTACCCACTGGTCATCATGAATATATCGACGGTTGTATGGAATTTATTGAGTTTGCCAAGCAAGATCTAGTCGAAGGAAAAATTAGATGTCCATGTAAGAACTGTAAGGTAGAGAAATGGTTCTCCGTAAATGAAGTGGAGAGGCATATTTTGTTTAAGGGATTTTATAAGCCATATAAGGATTGGATTTTTCATGGTAAAGGGGATACGTTTCAGCGTAtgtttgagagtgatggagggaTTATTAGTGAAGGATCCCTTGATAACCAAAGTGGGTTTGTAGGTCGAGATAATATGGGAGGGCTATTAAGATCAGCATTTAGTGTTAATATGCCTCCCAATTGCCCAAATTTAGAAGCACGAGAGGATGATGAATGGATTGAGGAGCCCTTGGCCTATGACACAGATGTAGAATATGATTATTCTACAATAGAAGAAGATGTGACATATAAGAAGTTGCTTGAAGCTTCTGAGGAGAAATTGTACGAGGGGTGTATCAATTTTTcaaagttatcttttctgttaCACTTGTTTCACTTGAAGTGTATGAATCACTGGTCCATAGAATCTTTCAATATGTTGTTGAAGCTAATTCTAGATGCATTTCCTCAAATACTTGATTTTCCCTCATCTTATTATTACAGtaagaaaatgataaaagaCTTGGGCCTTGGGTATGAAAAGATTGATGCTTGTCCGAATAATTGCATGTTGTATTGGGGTGAATTTTTAAAGAAAGACAAGTGTCATGTTTGTGGTACATCGAGGTGGAAGAAAACTAAGGATAGGGGCAACGTTGTAAGTGATCAAGGTACGGATACTTGTAAGAAAGGTGTGCCAGCTAAGGTAATGCGATATTTCCCTCTTATACCGAGACTAAAAAGAATCTACATGTCATCATCAACAGCAGAAGATATGAGATGGCATGATACAGAGCGATTGGGTGAAGATGATAAGAAGATTTTAAGGCATCCTTCAGATGGCTTAGCATGGAAGGAATTTGATGAGCGTCACAGTGATTTTGCATTAGACCCTCGTAGTGTTCGATTAGGTcttgcgagtgatggttttaatCCTTACCGTTTAATGAACACCACTTATAGTACGTGGCCAGTGATGTTGATTCCTTATAATCTTCCACCATGGTTATGTATGAAACCGTCTTCTTTCATTCTGTCCACGCTTATTCCTGGAAAATCAGGTCCCGGAAATGATATTGACGTGTATCTGCAGCCATTAGTGCATGAATTGAAATTGCTGTGGACAGGGGTTGAAGCTTTTGATGCTTTTGCCGGAGAGAAATTTAATTTGCGTGCGGCTTTGCTTTGGACTATTAATGACTTTCCCGGCTATGCAATGCTCTCTGGTTTGAGCACAAAAGGTTACAATGCATGTCCTATATGCTTAGATTCCACGCCTTCTGATAGATTTGGGAGCAAGATTTGCTATTGTAGCTATAGAAAATGGTTACCTGCAGATCACCCATATCGATGTCAAGGTGACAAGTTTTGTGAGAAGTTTGGAACTAATGAGTGGGGTAAAGCCCCATCTCGTCCTAGCGGCACTGATATATTGAGGCAGCAAGAAAAGGTGAAGCATGTTTACGGAAAGTCGAAGGCACCACCGAAAAAGAGGCAAAGAGGACacgatgatgacgatgatgtcCAAGATGAAAGTGACTTTGGTACCAAGAGAAGCATATTCTTTGATTTGGTGTATTGGGAACATAATCTTCTAAGGCATAATTTAGATGtgatgcacattgagaaaaacgTGTCTGAGAATATTTTGGGAACTCTTCTTAGCATGGATAAGAGTAGAGATAGTAGGAATGATCGAGAAGCCCTTGAAGCATGGAGAATAAAGTCTCACCTTTGGCTGAGTACTAATCCTAACGGAGGTGAATGCATGCCTCCGGCTTCCTATTCTATGTCTACGGAGGAGAAGGAGAGGTTCCTAAATGTTTTGCAGAAAATTAAAGTTCCTGATGGATATGGATCCAACCTTTCTATTTGTGTGAATATGAAGCAAAGGAAGTTGATTAACCTCAAAAGTCATGACAACCATGTTCTAATGCAGGATATCCTTCCCGTTGCCTTAAGGGCCTCTAAAGCTACAAAAGTAATTGACTTGTTGGCTAGATTGTCTTCCTTTTTCAAGAAGTTGTGCTCTACAACTATTGATCCAGATGATTTAGATGGTAttcaaaatgaaattattttaacTCTTTGTGAGTTGGAAAAGGAGTTTCTGCCTTCATTTTTCACAATCATGGTCCATTTGTTGATTCACTTAGTGGAGGAGGTTAAACTTGGTGGACCAGTGCAATACAGATGGATGTATCCCATTGAAAGGTTAATATCTTACACGTCTaaattatattctttttatttaatatttcacatttatcatatattaagTACAAATGTTTTATTTGAAAGGTACTTGTCCCATTTGAAATCACATGTAACCAATAAAGCCCAACCTGAAGGATCTATTGCAGAAGGCTTCCTTTTAGAGGAGACAATTAGGTTTTGTTCGAGATATCTTCAAGGTGTTAAGACCATTTTCAACATACCTAAAAGGATGGATGATGACATTCCAAATCCCAATGATTACTTGTTTAATTCTGGTGGTCGAGTTATTGGGAAGGAGGTCAGCATTCGCCTTGATGACAAAAGCTTAAAACAAGCTCATCGCTACATTTTGCTTCACTCTGATGAGATAAAAGGGGATCTGGA TGAATTTTTAACCGAGAAACGTCAAATGAACTTACAAAATCCTGTCACGGAGAGTGATGAAAGTAACTGGATCATCAATGAGTTTGGAGGGTGGCTGCAAAATAAG GTACATTACATAGATGCAACCACCGAAGATGGGAAACTAAGAAAAGCTTTGGCGGGTGGTTTGCATTCTTATGgtagaaaattaaaaggataCATAATCAATGGATACAAATTCCTTTCCACGGATCGCGATTCtcgtcttttgacacaaaattctGGAATTATGGTCGAAGCGGATGGAGATGCCTACTATGGAAAAGTGAAACATATCTATGAATTAGATTATTACGGAGATTACAAAGTTGTATTGTTTCGTTGTGATTGGGTAGACATTCATAGGGGTGTAAAAGCATATCCAAATGGCGGAGTATGTGTCAATTTCTCTAAATTGATGCATTCTGGACGATTGTTGCAAGATGATCCATTTGTATTCTCATCTCAAGCAAAACAAGTTTTTTACATAGAAGATGAGATACAAAAGGGATGGTTGCATGTTGTTAAGAACAAGCCTAGAGATGTGTTTGATTTAGGGGATTCTTTACCAGTAGAGGAAGAGGGTGGGACCAATTGA